ACTAGTTATAGAGAGTTGCAagaattttgaaagaaattagtttttatttgtaCGTAGTAACACTAAAAATAAACCatgttattgatattttttgtatGAAAACTTTAACCAAAGCATTACAGATAAGGGACACGAGTCAGTTGCAAAGGTCAACTGTGGTTGTGTTTGTTAGTTACAGGATAATGTCACTATCACACAATGAATAAGAAGTAATTATCATATCTGCATGGCAACAAAGCTAAATAACTTCACGAGGACTGATCGCCCCTTTTAACTACTATTAATTGTCCATTCTTATGCATTCCCACTTTAACTTGCTTTTACAATATCCTTTACATGCCACGATGGGTCTTTTGGTTTATATGTAGCTTTATCAACACTGCTTGTCTGCTTTTTATATTAGAGTCGTGAGATCTATATTATAGAGAATAGAGATGATAGagataaagttaaaattaatgtattaaaaaaatttggatgAGATTCAATTTCAAAACCAAATAACCTTCAAAAAATTGAGCAATAGTAGTAGATGTTCCTTGTCATGTCAATCAATTTGTTGAAAGAGTAAGTTATAAGAGGGACTGAGTTTAAAATCGAACCAAATTATCTATAATCGTtaacctaataaaaaaaaaattaaaaatcacttaaatcgaaaaatataaaaataatttttttaaaaaaatgtatattttttttttgatttggtttattttgtatcttgttataaaaaatcgaatcaaatcaaataaatcatatattataattatattaatttttataatagtaattaataataaatattaaataatttattacttttttttactttatatttcagatgtatattttacttttatatgttaaaaagacataatatatttttaaaataatagtgcAAAATATTAAGTGATAGACAAATTACTactattatgttataaaaagtgtttataatattattttatattaatactaaataaaagtgaaaataaatttttttaactaaaatatgttaaaaaaattaataaaaaatattttaaaaataatataagtttagttgatagattttaaattatgataatatattacaaaaataaaaataaaattactaaatcaaatcaaatcaaacttttgGTTTAGTTTAGACtttgtattatatttaaatcaaatcaaattgaatcttatctttattttatgtttaattcaaatgattttttagtctaaaaattaaatcaaatcaaaccacATATAACCCTAATAAGATAagctatataaaaaatacaaatttatccaacatatatttgagtaaatcaaacttaaatatattgcaAACAAACAAAAGAGTTGActgaactaaattattttttccgcGAAATaacgttttaaaataattttactttatgAAAACGCTTtgaattgtgtgtgtgtgtgtgtgtgtttttttttttttttttgataagcAACACTTTGAATTGTGTAACATACAATCAGACTAAAAGGGAAAACTTTATCCCTTGGCTGGTAAAACTTctgacataaagaaatatactTTGATTGAAGCGAAAGTAATTCACAACCCAAAGTAATTGTGAGACAATGAACTGAATGGAAGCGTACAGAAAAGCCACGTACACgttggttaaaaagaaaaagagtaaaaagcTACTACTACTAGATTTTATCCTTAACTAAACGACACACGTTTTTCATAATCATGTGAGTGTCGGGAATTATGTGGAAGCAGTTCGTGTCTTGGGCGGTCTATGTGAGGCTGAGCTGTCCCTGTTTGTGGACCCCACATTTATTTCCTCGTAAAATCTATTGTCATTTGCTGCTGACTTTGTCCCCTTTTGCACTACTCAAGCCATTGAAGCCTTGTTCCGTTTATGGCAAATTTTATGCTTCTTTTTAACAATGTTTTAGTCTTTTTCATGACGAGGTCCTTGTGGTGAAGCTTTGTTAATACGTCTATTCAGTTAAAGTTAAGTAAGTGGCCTCTCATTAATCACTTGAGTCTTGTTCAATCATCAACACTATTACTCTATGCAACGTCTAGGCCCGGTAATTCTATTGATAAGGATCTCCCTTCACCAACTCTCATTTGGGTTCATTGTTTCTTGCACCAATAAAAGTAGTAACACTATAACCTCACAAAGTAATGCATATGAAAtacatgaactttttttttatcatttatgtgGGGGCAACTCTCGCCAAAATTCAAACCCATGAAAGTTAATCTAAATATAACCCCCAACAACTCgctttaatattaattatttcttccGTTTGTTTTGagctaaaatttctaaaacaattagcataaataaatacaaatttccCGATATTGATTCAGCTGAGAAATAAATAACCACTGAACTatctaaaacaaaatgattggaATCTAAGAAATAATCAATTAGGCTGAAATTGTTTTTTAGGTACATGATATTGGTCCATTGATTTAATAGAGGGAATCTTGAAACAAGAGGACGCCACCTTATTTTGTATCTCATTGAAGCTTATCTTAGTTACAAACAGAAAATATGCACACAACAATTATTGATATAGTTTGATACCCCTCTATTAATAATCGTTATTATCTATATGTACACGAGTCCCCTTAGAGATTAATAATAAACGTGCATGATTTTGGTTGCCCCCACACTCCGGATGGGTCCAAAACGTTGACGTTTACCCTTACCGCACGAAAgacctcttttttctttccttggTAGACCGCGTCATGGACTAATTTATGAAGTAGTGGTGCAACACTTCTGAGCCTTAATGCTACTACACATGATAGCCACATGCACCACAGCCACACcctatcattttttcttttcttttcttatttacttAATCTGCTACAATCGGCCACACCGAATCCGATTCTTCGATTCGCGAGATCAAACTCCACCCATAGATTCTGTTGGTGGAAGTTGCCTATGATGTTGCTGGCCGCACCCAATCTCTCGGACCTCCCGATTCCCACGCAGTGGACCCCACCGCCCACGTCAGCGAGCACCCTCTCCTTCGGAACCACGATCTCCACGCCTTTCTCGAACTCGAAGGCCACGTCCCCTAACAGCCGTCCGATCTCCATTGCATTCCCATCGAAACACATGTCCGCCACTCCACCGTACACGTACCCCTTCTTAACCCTGGGTCCCAGCACTCTAATTATTTCTTCCCGCACCCTATCATAAGCCACGTCGACAAGGAAAGTAAATTCGGAGCCGGAGTCGACCATGGTTTGACCCGACCCGCCAGCGTTGGGTCGAAAAACGGAAGGCGGAATGTTGAGTTTTCTGCCACCGATTCTTATTCCTTGCATGGGGACGGTGTAGGCTAAGGGGTCTAGATTCGGCATACGTTGACTTTGAGGGAAGGTCAACATGCTGACGTAGCGGAAGCGCGCGGAGTTTGGGTTGTTTCCGAGGTAGAACGACCCGGTTGGGAAGTTGTTGTTGTTCGCGGGTTGTCGGGTGGGGACACAGTACGAGAATTTGGTGACTTTGGCTTGGAAGGGGAAGGACAAGCGGCCGAGGTTCATTCCGAGAATGCCCCTGGCGTCTCTGGACTCGGAGGAGCAGCCGAGTATGAGGGGAGGGGTAGTTTGGGAAGGGGAGAAGGCGAGTTTTTCGCGGACGAGGTTGCCCTCGGCGTAGGTGCCGTCGGCGTAGAAGTAGGAGTAGTGGCATAGGCGGTTCTGGTCGCAGGTTGTCGGGAGGGTAAAATCGGGAACGCGGGGTTTGCAGAGAGGGTGGGTGCACGGAAGAACATagaaggaagaagagagtgATGGATCAAACGACGCCGTTGGGGGGGTTTTGTTGTGGCACTGAATCCACGAGAGTTGGCTTCCGGTGTCCAACACCATTTGTTGGGGCTGTGGAGGGGTTCCTATTGGGAGAGTAACCACCAGAGCCATGGAGTATTTGAACGAGGATTTTATGTTatatgaagaagaagatgaaaggGTTCTGAGTTTTGGGTTAGTATTTAGAGGTTTTGCTGTGGAGAGAGGGAGTGAGGTGAGAGGGaaagagagtgagagtgagTCGGTGGTAGGGTTGAGTTTGGCCGAGGAGGAAgtggagaaggagaagaaaaagaagaatgaaaacagAAGCATGCAAAGTTGAAAGAGTGAAACAGGGGAAGACAGAGCCATTGAGGAAgccatgatttttttgttttggttttcgAATGGAGAGTGGCAATATGGGGGAGTGAGAGTGATGACATGGGGTTTATTTATATAGCCAAGAGGCCAAATAATGAAATGAACggttagatttatttatatacatattccattaattaaatattaaaaaatttaacatgcataatattttgtaattaaatgatattataatttatttatatatatactaggaaaaaaaaaacagtcacTTGGTGTCTAAatgatttttcatgttttttttaacaataaaagatGGTGGGTAGTTTTGTGAagatagttataaaaataaaataataatttatgaatataGTTATAAGAATATAAtgagtataaaaatatataaaaaatattattattttatatatatatatatatatatatatatatatatatatatatatattattgatgtattgtaaatataaaatcGATTAGAAATCAGTTTAagtaaagtttttaaaataatcaataaacatATGATACTATCATCTATAAttagttgataatataaaaaatttaagtgtattttaatttttataatacgattcttttatttctttgctACATCGATTATTttgtcatgtattttttttattgtacaatttttgtaatatatatataatctgcTGTCGGAAAGAAACAATTGGACGGCAAAAGTAGCAAGAGCAACCCCAAAGTGAGGACGCGTTTTCTTTGGTCGAGTGGGTGCATCTTATGATTCTTTAACAAAAACAGAGTGAGTCTTTGCTTCATATCCTATGCATGATGATGAtacccaattaaattttggtctAAATCCATATTCCAATTCTCTTTCTCTAGCCACCCCTTTTGAATATGGAAGGAGTGGTTGAGTTAATTGCAAAGTGTAAtggtttcttttttcatttgtgaTTAGTATTTGTCCTACATCGATCTATGCCTACGATAGTTCTTTATTACACTTGTTTATCAATGAAATTTTGACATGTGTATGCATGTAATCCACGATTCCTAACAAAATCATCAATTACTTGtctaataattatattgtgtaGAAAGTCCTCCTAAAATTCAAAAACCACGAGAAAAATAATGGAAGAGATAGCGATATACTATATTATTTAACTGATACATTACGAGTAACTTTATTTCATTCTCTGGAAGATGCTAGCTAATCATGACACTTattgttttattcatttattgagatatattaaaaacaatCGTGGGGTTACAGGATAGTTTAGCATTCTTATTATAATCTTCTCTTATCTTGTCTTCCATATTATGTAACTCTTTGAAAATCCAACTTCTAAATTTGACTTATCCAGTCAACTTTGCATTATTTAGCTAGTCTTTTTAATGGGTCCAAATAAAAGTAACGGGTTTTGTCTCacaaaatttcacttgaatgtaAAGGGCTCATCGTGTATCGTGCATTAGTGATTTCATGTGGCTAAAcatcaaaacaaaagaaaaaaaaaaatctgttttcaCCTTTTCCaatttgatgtaaaaaaattatgcttcTCAGAATTtgaatattgaaaaaattattactagAAATATCTCATGTGTAATAGGTCAAAAAGATTTTCACTTACTTTCCTCAAAATTCAAACTCATCCTTTGCCATTTGTCTATCACAATACgtgtaaaacaataaatatgctAATCAGTGGAATATAGAATTATCTTTTTTGCTCTGTCTATCATATAAGGATAATTTAGTAATTAACATgttattcatttttgtttttgagatCAGGCTGCAAATACAAGTTTCCCTCCTTTTGCTTATATGTGCATGGGACTCGTGCGTGCCTTGATgctttaattaagaaaaagatatatatatatatatatatcagagaGTTGGATTAAACAACTGCTGGATTACTTTAAAGAAGTGTTTGGATagggacatttttttaattttcctaaaaatttaaactagaaatattaaattaccATTATTCGATATggagtttttaattaaaaaacatttttaggaAATTAACAttctaaaagattattttttttaataaatcataagttttaaaaataacattttcatcAGAGGAAGTAATATAAGATGAGTATATGACTTTACACTATTAGTATAAAAGTTTATACACggtcaattaataaaaaaatcacttttaatatgattttttaatgtaattattataaatattagtaaattatttatcatatatgataatttataattggataataataaaaaattactttatattattaatgtataaCCTATTTTCTCGTATAAGATTCCTATGAAGCCAAcgtaaaaaaatttagacatactcaaaaaatattgtttaactaaaatttttaatattcaagATATATATAGTACACCAAATGCATTTATAACATTATAGGAGAATACAATTAATTCCTAGGGAATATAATGTTCAGGAAAAGATTTGGCAATTGGCATGCCAAACATTCCCTAAAGAAAGCATTTTCAAGACTAGAAAATTGTAGAGGACAACTTTGGTCCAAATAAGTGCCTTTTGGATTTAACTTTGGTttactttaataaattaaaataaataaatattgataagtgtgtaatatagttataattgcgttaaattaaaaagagtattaatatatcatttaataataaataactatttcttcggatgaataaaaaaatacggAGAACTGTAAATAACTAGCATCCATACCCCTGATATCGATTTAAGAGTATAtccaattaattaatcaaagtaacttaattcattaataatttaataattgttAAATGAGCCCCATCATATATATGACATAttaattcttcaatttttttataatttatacaacTATTCATCGTCTTAAaggaatgattattttaatttttcttttttaaattatctcacAGGTTCATATTAGTAtttacttttgttttaattttctgtAATCCGTAGGTTATTGAAGCAACTTAAGCTCAAGACCCCAACAACGTTATGTTCCAATAATTGCTTgagtagaaaagaaaagaaaagtaagaaaCTTTCACCCATTAACACAAAATTAAGACGTTTTTTATATtaccaatttatatatatttttatgtcaaaaaaataatccCATGACAAACTTATGGTGAATAATTACTCTTATGTCTGTGTCCTAAAAGAAGACTCTAAGTTTCACTTAGTCCGTTCAATCAACATCCTACTATGAAATTTGGGATTAGAAATAATagattaaacaagaaaaaaaaaattggccaAGCAATTTTGAAGAAGAAATATAACCATTTGATTTGATGTTGTTCATGTTGACCATGATTGACAGAAGAGTGGACCAAACGTATAATGTGGGCCATGGGACGGACGTGGAAAATTATCCTAAGTCCTAACTCCAATAAATGCGTAGaaaaaaatgcattgaaaaaaagataaagaatattttatcaCTGTCCCATGAAAGTCACGTAATTAATTtggtttttgtgtttatttttttcggcCATTTTCTTGTAAAGTCTTTATGTAGCTATGCATGCGAGTCCCACATGTTCTATTCCATTCTTTCTATAACAGCACAGTAAGATGATGCAAATAAAAAgtacttattttaatataaaaagtacTTATGATAAGTTTTTAGATGTTGggtaaactttttaaaataagtaaaaaattacttattttgagAGCTGTTTCTCAAAATAAGCAGTTGCAGAAGCGGATCCAAAGAAACATGAAGAAgggttttaatgaattttttggaCAAAAGAGCCCTgggcaaaaattcaaagttaCAAGCTTTACCCCTCCTTTTAATCTCACGGTTCCTGATTTCTTCCCTTTCATGACCTAAGGAAGAGCTCCCTCTGGGGCCTGTGTATAGTTCCGTTCACGATTGTCGTCTACAATTTCTTTCAATTCTTGTTCAGGTGAGTTTTAtcccttttatttttgtattctttacctataattttaagtttttctttttcttcctcttgttAAATCTTAAGTTTTGTGGCGTACAAGAAGTATCACTGTGAACCAAGTAGCAAAATGGGTGCTTCCGTTTATAGCACCATTGGtcattttatttatgttccaGCTAGAGTGAATAAATATGTGGTAGAAATTGTTACTttgattgaatatatatatatatatatatatatatatgtttttgtggGGCGCATCAGTTTGATGACCATAGTGATAGGGTTGAATTGTAAAACCTTATAGAAATGACTAAAAGCAATGATCACATTAGATAATAGGTGAACATAGATAATTGAGATACTAAAATGAAAAtcacaatttataaaaaaataaaatagaacatAAGTTGAAAGCTGTGAGAATTCATTTAACTAGTCCAGGTGaggaaaattattaaaaagaaaatagaaacctCTCTTGTGTAGGATAGAAACTGACCCGGATTCACTCCTTACATGTATAAACAAGtaggatttttctcaaaattgtACCTTGAGTACAAAGACCACAAATACAACAATATTTTCCATTCTCATCTTATAGAGTTCATGGTAAATTCTCTAAAATGAGAACTGGAATGCTTCCAACTTCCAAAGTTCAATAAACATGTCTAAATTTAGGTAAAAATACAATCCAACCACAATCACAACCATAGAATTACAGTATTCATGATTTATAACAATTGtccaaagaagaatgaaaacatAACAGATTATAAACAAGATTCACTAGAAATCACATAGAACTCGAAATGTCATGCCATCAATTGCATCATTGTTAACTCATTGACAATTGCGTTAATTCGTCAAAGTAGTAAAGTAAAATGGAAATCCAAGTGTCAAGTCCAAAGGAACTTTGATTGTACCCAGACTTGTATATATTCAATTTTCAAGCAATTAATAAATTGAGTTAAATATTTGTAACATGTAACATTAAAAGTAAATtcacataaaattaaactaattaactgGCATGTGAAATACGAGAAAAACAAACACTCGGAGCTGTGATGCAATGGTTGATGTAGAATTATGGATATGTTAGGGCTTAGTCTGCCAAAACTAtccttgatgtaatgttaatgatttttctctattcaatattattttaataattacctACATCTACTCGTATACCCTAGccatgattcctcacatgaaagaacctaatttatctaatttctctcttaatcccttaagaGATAAACTAGCTAAATTGCATTATAAACAAATATGTATGAAATGGGCTAAATAACATTATTCTATCCCTagaaatgaattatttagatgTTCTTTTCTAGTTCTTAAGAGATAAACAGTTTCCAATGCATAAA
The genomic region above belongs to Glycine max cultivar Williams 82 chromosome 14, Glycine_max_v4.0, whole genome shotgun sequence and contains:
- the LOC100796435 gene encoding aspartic proteinase PCS1 produces the protein MASSMALSSPVSLFQLCMLLFSFFFFFSFSTSSSAKLNPTTDSLSLSFPLTSLPLSTAKPLNTNPKLRTLSSSSSYNIKSSFKYSMALVVTLPIGTPPQPQQMVLDTGSQLSWIQCHNKTPPTASFDPSLSSSFYVLPCTHPLCKPRVPDFTLPTTCDQNRLCHYSYFYADGTYAEGNLVREKLAFSPSQTTPPLILGCSSESRDARGILGMNLGRLSFPFQAKVTKFSYCVPTRQPANNNNFPTGSFYLGNNPNSARFRYVSMLTFPQSQRMPNLDPLAYTVPMQGIRIGGRKLNIPPSVFRPNAGGSGQTMVDSGSEFTFLVDVAYDRVREEIIRVLGPRVKKGYVYGGVADMCFDGNAMEIGRLLGDVAFEFEKGVEIVVPKERVLADVGGGVHCVGIGRSERLGAASNIIGNFHQQNLWVEFDLANRRIGFGVADCSRLSK